DNA sequence from the Streptomyces canus genome:
TCGACCGTGAGCCAGCATGTACGGCGGCTCGAGGACGCCGCCGGGCGGCAGCTGTTCACCCGGGACACCCACTCCGTGGAGCTGACGGAGGACGGCGAGGCGATGCTGGGGTTCGCGCGCCGGATCCTGGAGGTGCACGACCAGGCCACGGCGTTCTTCACCGGCACGCGCCTGCGGGGGCGGCTGCGGTTCGGGGCGTCGGAGGACTTCGTGCTGACGCGGCTGCCGGAGATCCTCGAGGGCTTCCGGTACGACCATCCCGAGGTGGATCTGGAGCTGACGGTCGAGCTGTCGGGCACGCTGCACGAGCAGCTGGCCGCCGGGAAGCTGGACCTCGTGCTGGCCAAGCGGCGGCCGGAGGATCCCCGGGGAGAGCTGGTGTGGCACGACCGGCTGGTGTGGATCGGGGCGGAACGGCTGCGCCTGGACGCGGACCGGCCGGTTCCGCTGATCGTGTATCCGCCGCCGGGGATCACTCGGACACTGGCCTTGGAGGCGCTGGAGCGGCAGGGCCGCGAGTGGCGGATCGTGTGCACCAGCGGGAGTCTGAACGGGCTGATCGCGGCGGCGCGGGCCGGGTTGGGTGTGATGGCGCACTCCCGGGGGCTGGTCCCGCCGGGGCTGGCGCGGATGCCCGACCGCTTCGCACTTCCCGAGCTCGGGCGGGTGGACTTCGTCCTGGTGCACGGTCGTCGACGAACGGCCGCTCAGGGGGCGGCGGACGCGCTTGCCGCCGCGATTCTGGCAGGTGGGGACCGGTTGCACCGGCAGTGACGGGCCGTATCGGCGTCGGCCGAACAGAGTGACATATTCCGGGTCGGCGGCGCTGAGAGAAGAGAAGACGGCATGCCGTGAATAACCGTTTCACCAAGGCCGCGAGCCGTAGTCGGCTCGTACAGATTCGGTGGAGATTACGGCTGAGAACCTTACTCAACCGTCAGTTTTCTGTCCGACCCTTCCCCATGTGAGCGTATTTTCCCGTACTGACCAGGCCATCCGTGAGCACCGCTCGGCTTCGGCCCCTCTCCCGCCGGATGCCTGGGTGGGGTAGCTTTCACGGCGCTGTGCGGAGCGTCACTGAGCGCCAGGGAGAGCGGGGAGCGGGGTTTGCGCGAGTTCACCAACCCTCCGTTGGCGTTGGCACCCCCGGTGGGCGGACTGGCCGACGTCGTCTTCGAGCATGCCCAGAACGACCCGCTCCACCTCGCCCTCGGCCGCAAGGACGAGAACGGACAGTGGCGGGACGTGACGTCCGCGGAGTTCCGCGACGAGGTCATGGCCCTCGCCAAGGGATTGCTTGCCCAGGGCATCCGCTTCGGCGATCGGGTCGCGATCATGTCCCGCACCCGCTACGAGTGGACCCTGTTCGACTTCGCGCTGTGGACGATCGGCGCGCAGGTGGTGCCGGTGTACCCGACCTCCTCCGCCGAGCAGTGCTTTTGGGCGCTGTACGACTCCGAGTGCACGGCCGCGATCGTGGAGCACGAGGACCACGCGATGACGATCGCCACCGTCATCGACCGGCTGCCGCACCTGCACCGGCTGTGGCAGCTGGACTCCGGCGCGGTGCACGAGCTGTACGACGCGGGCGCGGCCATCGAGGACGAGGTGGTGCACCGCCACCGGCAGGCCGTGACCCCCGACTCGGTCGCGACGATCATCTACACCTCGGGCACCACCGGCCGGCCCAAGGGCTGTGTGATCAGCCACGGCAACTTCATGTACGAGTCGGACACCATGATCGAGCGCTGGGAGCCGGTGTTCCACTCCAAGAAGGGCGACGAGGCGGCGACCCTGCTGTTCCTGCCGCTCGCGCACGTCTTCGGGCGGATGGTGCAGGTGGCCGCGTTCCGTGGCCGGGTCCGCTTCGGCCACCAGCCGCAGATGAACGCGGCCGCCCTCCTGCCCGACCTCGCCGCGTTCAAGCCGACGTTCTTCCTCGGGGTGCCGTACATCTTCGAGAAGGTCTTCAACGCCTCCCGCCGCAAGGCCGAGAAGGAGGGCAAGGCCGGTCCGTTCGAGAAGGCCGTCGATGTGGCGGTGAAGTACGCGGACGCCATGGAGGCCAAGGCCTGGGGGATCGGGCCCGGTCCGTCGGCGGGGCTGCGGATGCAGCACCAGCTCTTCGACAAGCTCGTCTACTCCAAGATGCGGGCGGCCATGGGCGGCCGCATCAAGCAGGCCATGACCGGCGGTTCGGCCATGGACCGCAGGCTGGGACTGTTCTTCGCCGGTGCCGGCGTGCACATCTACGAGGGCTACGGCCTCACCGAGACGACGGCGGCGGCGACCGCCAACCCGCCCGAGCGCACCCGCTACGGCACGGTCGGCCAGCCCATCCCCGGCATGACCGTGCACATCGCGGACGACGGCGAGATCTGGCTGTACGGCGCCAACGTCTTCCAGGGTTACCTCAACAACGAGAAGGCCACCGACGAGACCCTGCACGACGGCTGGCTCGCCACCGGAGACCTCGGCTCCCTCGACGAGGACGGCTATCTCACCATCACCGGCCGCAAGAAGGAGATCCTCGTCACCTCCGGCGGCAAGAGCGTCTCCCCCGGGGTGCTGGAGGAGCGGGTGCGCGACCATCCGCTGGTCTCCCAGTGCATCGTCGTGGGCAACGACCGCCCCTACATCGCCGCCCTGGTCACCCTCGACCAGGAGGCCGTCGAACACTGGCTGGCGATGCGCGACAAGCCGCGGATGTCCCCGGCCCAGCTGGTGCGGGACGCCGACCTGGAGACCGAGGTGCGGCGGGCCGTGGTCGCCGCCAACACCCTGGTCTCCCAGGCCGAGTCGATCCGCACCTTCCGTATCCTCGCCCAGCCCTTCACCGAGGAGCACGGGCTGCTGACCCCGTCCCTGAAGCTCAAGCGCAAGGCGATCGAGACGGCGTACGCGGACGAGGTCGAGGCGCTGTACCGGGCCTGACGGCCTGTCAGCTGATCGTCACGCGAAAGATCTTGTCCGATCCGTCCGCCGCTCCTCCGTTGTTGTCGCAGTTGGTGGTCGACAGCCACAGCTGGTCGGCGCCCGGCACCTTGGTGACCGTGCGCAGCCGGCCGTAGGTGCCCACGTAGTACGCGGTCGGCGTGCCGACGCTCTCGTTGTCGCCGTTGATGGGGATCCGCCACAGCCGCTCACCGCGCAGGGAGGCCATGTAGACGACGTTGCGCACGATCGCGATGCCGCTCGGCGAGGCCTCCGACACGTTCCAGGTGGCTTTCGGGTTGGTCATCCCCGCGGTGGAGCAGGTGCCCTCGCAGACCGGCCAGCCGTAGTTGGCGCCGGGCTTGATCAGGTTCAGTTCGTCCTTGGAGCTGTTGCCGAACTCCGCCTCCCACAGACGGCCGTTGCGGTCGAAGGCGAGGCCCTGCGGGTTGCGGTGGCCGAGGCTGTAGACGTAGGTGCCGAACGGGTTGCCGGGGGCCGGCGCGCCGTCGGTGGTCATGCGCAGGATCTTGCCGTTGAGGGAGCTCTTGTCCTGCGCCAGGTCGGGCGTCTGGGCCTCGCCGGTGGAGACGTACAGGTAGCCGTCGGGGCCGAAGGCGAGGCGTCCGCCGTTGTGGTAGCGGTTCTTCTTGATGCCCTGCAGGAGGACCTTGTACGCGCTCAGCGTGGTCCCGTCGTACGTCATGCGGACCACGCGGTTGCCCTCGGACGCGGTGTGCATGAAGTAGACGTAGTGGTTCGTCTCCCATTTCGGGTCGACGGCGACGCCGAGCAGTCCACCCTCGCCGTTGGTGGTGACGGCGTTCGGGACGGTCCCGACCTGCGTCTTCGTGCCGTCCTTGGTGACCTTCCAGACCCGGAAGTCGTCCCGCTCGGTGACCAGCGCGCTCTTGCCGTCGGGCATCCAGTGGACGCCCCAGGGGATCGTCCAGCCCGAGGAGAGGGCGGAGACCGAGGACGGGACGCCGCCGTCGGTGGCGCAGGCCTTGGTGGTGAAGGTGACCGTGTTGCTCGGCTGGGAGACGTTGCCGGCCGCGTCGCGGGCGACGACGTTCAGGCTGTACGGGCTGTTGCAGGCCAGCCCGGTCAGGGTGGTCGAGGTGCCGGTGGCGACGGACTTGTAGACGGTGGTGTCACTGCGCACGTCGTAGCCGGCGACCGCCCGGTCGTCGGTGGAGGCGCCCCAGCTCAGTGCGGCGCTGTTCGCCGTGACGTCCGCCGCGGACAGGGTGCCGGGTCTCGTCGGCGGGTTGGTGTCGGAGCTGGGCTTGGTGGTGCAGTCGACGACGGGGCTCGCCGGGGACGTGTTGCCGGCCGCGTCACGGGCGATGACGGTGAGGTTGTAAGGGGTGCCGGGGGTGAGGCCGGTGAGCGTCTTGCTGGTCGAACCGCCGGGCGCCTCACCGATCTTGTTGCCGTGCTCGTAGAGGTCGTACGCCGTCACGCCCACGTTGTCGGTGGAGGCGCCCCAGGCCAGTGTGAGCCCGTCCTCACCGATGTCGGAGCAACTGGGCTGCCCGGGACGGCTCGGGGCCTGGGAGTCGGTGGCCGCGTCAACGCCGATGCGGTCGAGGTTGGGGCCTCCGGCGGCGCTGGTGGCGGTCGCGCGGATCTTGCCGGAGCCCGCGGTGAGCGGGACGTCGACGGTCCTGGTGGCCCAGGTGTTCCAGTCGGCGGTGGCCGGGAAGGAGACGGCCGACGCCACGACCGTGCCGTTCACGGAGATGTCCATGGGCCGGTCGGTCGCGGTCCCGTTGGCGTAGCGGAAGGTGACGGCCATGGAGCCCGCGGAGGCGGCACTGACGGTGAACTCCACAGAGGAGCCCTTGACGTTGGTGTAGTCGACGAAGCCGGTGCCCGTGTAGCCGGTGTGGTTGGTGGCCACCGTGCCCTGCACGACGGTCGCGTCCTCCGCCTGGTAGTCGGTGGCCGCGAGCGCGGTGGCCTGGCTCAGGCCGGCGAGGGGCAGCGCGAGGGCCGCGGCGAGGCCGTAGGGCAGAACTCTCTTGATTTTCACGGATGTTCCCTTCAGCCCGTGTACTGGGTGAAAACCTTGAGGTAGTCGTACGGCTGCTGCGTCACACCGCTGCAGGAGTCGCCGTCGGTGCCCGAGCCGCAGGGGCGGTCGCGGTTGACGGACCAGTAGGTGAGGCGCCCGATGTGGTGCTGCTGGGCGTAGGCGAGCATGGTCTTGAAGTCGGCGACGCGGACGCGTTCGCCGGAGTCGTCGGTTTTGCCGTTCATCGAGGACAGCCCGATGTGGGCGTACGCGGTGGCGTCGCTGTAGCCGTACGCCGACTTGACCCGTGCCTTGAGGCCCTCCATGGCCTGCGTGGTCAGGGTGCCCATGTTCGTGGTGCCGCCGCCGAAGTCGAACGGCATGATGCACCACACGTCGTTCGCCAAACCGGAGTTCGCGGCCCGCTTGATCATGTCGACGCCGGTGGAGTCGGGACCGCTGGTGGTGGTGCCGAAGGTGATGACCGTCTTCAGGCCGGGGTTGTTGGCCTTCACCGTCTTCAGGGCGTCGACCACGCGCTGCCGCACCGTCGCGTTCGACCACTCGGTGTTCTCGATGTCGATGTCGAGGGCCTTCAGCCGGTACGCGTCGATCACCTTCTGGTACGCGCCCGCCAGCGCCGAGGCGCTGGAGCACTTCTCACCGAGCTTGTTCCCGCTCCAGCCGCCGACGGAGACCATGACGTCACCGCCGGCGGATTTGATCGCGTCGATCCTCGACTGGTCGGTGCCGCCGGTGAGCGGGCGCGTGCCGTCCCACTTCGGGTTGCAGCCGCCGTCGGAG
Encoded proteins:
- a CDS encoding PQQ-dependent sugar dehydrogenase; the encoded protein is MKIKRVLPYGLAAALALPLAGLSQATALAATDYQAEDATVVQGTVATNHTGYTGTGFVDYTNVKGSSVEFTVSAASAGSMAVTFRYANGTATDRPMDISVNGTVVASAVSFPATADWNTWATRTVDVPLTAGSGKIRATATSAAGGPNLDRIGVDAATDSQAPSRPGQPSCSDIGEDGLTLAWGASTDNVGVTAYDLYEHGNKIGEAPGGSTSKTLTGLTPGTPYNLTVIARDAAGNTSPASPVVDCTTKPSSDTNPPTRPGTLSAADVTANSAALSWGASTDDRAVAGYDVRSDTTVYKSVATGTSTTLTGLACNSPYSLNVVARDAAGNVSQPSNTVTFTTKACATDGGVPSSVSALSSGWTIPWGVHWMPDGKSALVTERDDFRVWKVTKDGTKTQVGTVPNAVTTNGEGGLLGVAVDPKWETNHYVYFMHTASEGNRVVRMTYDGTTLSAYKVLLQGIKKNRYHNGGRLAFGPDGYLYVSTGEAQTPDLAQDKSSLNGKILRMTTDGAPAPGNPFGTYVYSLGHRNPQGLAFDRNGRLWEAEFGNSSKDELNLIKPGANYGWPVCEGTCSTAGMTNPKATWNVSEASPSGIAIVRNVVYMASLRGERLWRIPINGDNESVGTPTAYYVGTYGRLRTVTKVPGADQLWLSTTNCDNNGGAADGSDKIFRVTIS
- a CDS encoding AMP-dependent synthetase/ligase; its protein translation is MREFTNPPLALAPPVGGLADVVFEHAQNDPLHLALGRKDENGQWRDVTSAEFRDEVMALAKGLLAQGIRFGDRVAIMSRTRYEWTLFDFALWTIGAQVVPVYPTSSAEQCFWALYDSECTAAIVEHEDHAMTIATVIDRLPHLHRLWQLDSGAVHELYDAGAAIEDEVVHRHRQAVTPDSVATIIYTSGTTGRPKGCVISHGNFMYESDTMIERWEPVFHSKKGDEAATLLFLPLAHVFGRMVQVAAFRGRVRFGHQPQMNAAALLPDLAAFKPTFFLGVPYIFEKVFNASRRKAEKEGKAGPFEKAVDVAVKYADAMEAKAWGIGPGPSAGLRMQHQLFDKLVYSKMRAAMGGRIKQAMTGGSAMDRRLGLFFAGAGVHIYEGYGLTETTAAATANPPERTRYGTVGQPIPGMTVHIADDGEIWLYGANVFQGYLNNEKATDETLHDGWLATGDLGSLDEDGYLTITGRKKEILVTSGGKSVSPGVLEERVRDHPLVSQCIVVGNDRPYIAALVTLDQEAVEHWLAMRDKPRMSPAQLVRDADLETEVRRAVVAANTLVSQAESIRTFRILAQPFTEEHGLLTPSLKLKRKAIETAYADEVEALYRA
- a CDS encoding LysR substrate-binding domain-containing protein; this encodes MYDPSQLRTFLAVAQTLSFTQAARRLGLRQSTVSQHVRRLEDAAGRQLFTRDTHSVELTEDGEAMLGFARRILEVHDQATAFFTGTRLRGRLRFGASEDFVLTRLPEILEGFRYDHPEVDLELTVELSGTLHEQLAAGKLDLVLAKRRPEDPRGELVWHDRLVWIGAERLRLDADRPVPLIVYPPPGITRTLALEALERQGREWRIVCTSGSLNGLIAAARAGLGVMAHSRGLVPPGLARMPDRFALPELGRVDFVLVHGRRRTAAQGAADALAAAILAGGDRLHRQ